CAAAATATGACAGAGAAATGACCGATTAACCAACGTTGCCAGTACCGTTTTTTACCAGCAACTTCTACTCCTTCTGGTGCTAATAATACTAAACCAGAAACTCGATCTGGATATTTCAGGGCATAACTAGCAGCAATCCAACCACCGAGAGAGTGACCGATTAAAATTACTTGTTGCAAATGCAATGCGTCCAAGTATTCTGCTAAACTTTCTACCTGCCAGTCAATAGAGTAATGGACTTGAGGACGTTCGGACTCACCAAAACCCAATAAATCAGGTGCAAAGCAGTGATATTCTTGAGCGAGGTGTTCGATCGCGGATATCCACTGACTGCTATCCGAGTAAGTTCCATGTAAAAATACTAACGCCGTGCCGCTTCCCACTTCGCGCCAAAACATTTGTCCTTGAGACAGACGTATGCGAGAATTTCGTAGCAGTATAACCATCGTGGTAAAATCTTCTCGATCGAGGTAAGTCTCGCTGAACTTAAGCAACTACAGTCAAACCGTTGAGATAGTCTTTTAACTGGCGATCGTGATCGTGACTGAGTTCGCCTAAAGGTAAAGTATCAGAGCCGAATGCCTTGACTTCTATAACTTCTAGGGTATCCTCAATTTGAAAGTCGCCGCGAGCATCTACTTCGATAACTATGCAAATCGAATGAACTCTGGGATCTCGATCGGGTGCTGAATAAACGCCGATTAAACGACGAATTTTAACTAATTCTAACCCAGTTTCTTCTTTTAATTCCCTAGCGGCACTGGTGGGAATGTCTTCACCCCAGTTAACAAAACCGCCTGGAATACCCCATTGTCCCGTGTCTCGCCGCCGAATGAGAACAATTT
The sequence above is a segment of the Oscillatoria salina IIICB1 genome. Coding sequences within it:
- a CDS encoding alpha/beta fold hydrolase, which encodes MVILLRNSRIRLSQGQMFWREVGSGTALVFLHGTYSDSSQWISAIEHLAQEYHCFAPDLLGFGESERPQVHYSIDWQVESLAEYLDALHLQQVILIGHSLGGWIAASYALKYPDRVSGLVLLAPEGVEVAGKKRYWQRWLIGHFSVIFWLLRILSPLAVILGKKNQLRQWFAYYQQILQSPVGYRLLFRRRREEIQAELLQKRLPELQIPILVLQGEKDRLDRIARSQLYAKLASNAKLKYLSYGGRDFPESCSAIVAESIRQFVNFLA
- a CDS encoding NUDIX domain-containing protein, which codes for MRRAWQYLQTVVGLIFRHPIAGISVIPILPDDKIVLIRRRDTGQWGIPGGFVNWGEDIPTSAARELKEETGLELVKIRRLIGVYSAPDRDPRVHSICIVIEVDARGDFQIEDTLEVIEVKAFGSDTLPLGELSHDHDRQLKDYLNGLTVVA